A window of Thermoplasmata archaeon genomic DNA:
TGGCGTACTCGAGCATCGCCCAGGTGGGCTACATCCTGATCGCGCTGCCCGTCGGCGCGGTGGCCATCAACGCACGCACGGGGAACCCCACGGTGAGCCTGGCCACGATCGCTGCGGCCACCACCGTGGCCACGGCCGCGCTCCTGGGCGCGCTCTTCCATGTCTTCACATACGCCGCGATGAAGGGCGGCGCGTTCCTCGTCGTGGCGGGCACCCAGTCCCGGGGCATCGCGGACGACATGGACGCGTATCGCGGCCTCAGCCGGAGGATGCCGTTCATGGCGCTCGCCATGACGATCTTCCTGCTGAGCCTCGCGGGCATCCCGCCCCTCGGCGGCTTCTTCAGCAAGTTCTTCCTGTTCTCGAGCGCGGTCAGCGCGATGACCTTCAGCCCCTGGTACGTCGTCCTCGCGATCGCGGGCGTTCTCAACAGCGCACTCTCCGTGTACTATTACGCGCGGGTCATCTGGTACATGTACATCCTGGAGCCCGAGGGCGACGTGGCCAAGATGACCGCCCCGCGTTCCATCTCGGCGGGGGTCCTCGTGGCCCTGGCCATTGTCCTCCTCACGGGCGTCCTCGCCTTCTGGATCTACAACTACCTGTTCATCGCCGCGCAGTCCTTCTTCGGCTTCATGTAACGGATGCGGCTGCCCCCCGCGAAGGCTTTTGTGGCCGCTCGCCCCATGACCGCTGCGGATGGCGTCGGATCCGGAGACCGGCCAGCGGGTGATCCTCCATGTGGACATGGACGCGTTCTACGCCTCCGTGGAGATCCGGGAGCACCCGGAGCTCGCGGGCAAGCCCGTGGTCGTCGGTCCGGACCCGCGCGAGGGGCACATGCGCGGCGTCGTCCTGACCGCGAGCTACGAGGCACGCCGCTTCGGTGTCCATTCCGCGATGCCCTGCGTCCAGGCCCTGCGTCTCTGTCCGGAGGCCGTCTTCGTCCTGCCCCACTTCTCCCTGTACATGACGGCGTCCCAGGAGATCATGGCGACCCTGCGACGCTACGCGGACCGACTCGAGCCCAGCGGTATCGAGGAGGGCTACCTCGACCTCACGGACCGCACGGGCGGGGATTTCCGGAAGGCCACGGACCTGGCCAAGGAGATCAAGGCCGCGGTTCGGACCGAGCACCGCCTGAGCTGCTCCGTGGGCGTCGCCCCCAGCAAGGCCGTGGCCAAGATTGCCTCCGATTTCCAGAAGCCGGACGGCCTGACCGTGGTCCCGCCGGACCAGGTGGTCGCGTTCCTCGCGCCCATCTCGCTTCGCAAGGTCTACGGGGTGGGCCCCAAGACCGCGGAACGGCTCCAGGAGATGGGATTGGAGACCATCGCCGACGTGCAGGCGCTGCCCCGGGAGGACCTCGTGGAGACCCTCGGCGGATTCGGCGAATACGTGCACGACGTCGCCTTCGGTCGCGACTCCGGGGAGGTCGTCGTGCCCACGGGACCGCCGGAGTCCATCAGCACGGAGACCACGTTCGCGCGGGATCTGCAGCTGTACGAGGAGATCTGGCCCGAGGTCGA
This region includes:
- the dinB gene encoding DNA polymerase IV; its protein translation is MASDPETGQRVILHVDMDAFYASVEIREHPELAGKPVVVGPDPREGHMRGVVLTASYEARRFGVHSAMPCVQALRLCPEAVFVLPHFSLYMTASQEIMATLRRYADRLEPSGIEEGYLDLTDRTGGDFRKATDLAKEIKAAVRTEHRLSCSVGVAPSKAVAKIASDFQKPDGLTVVPPDQVVAFLAPISLRKVYGVGPKTAERLQEMGLETIADVQALPREDLVETLGGFGEYVHDVAFGRDSGEVVVPTGPPESISTETTFARDLQLYEEIWPEVEDLARSLHVQLVEEHYAYRTVSLKVKFSDFEVHTRSRSLKVHTTELEPILVLSQVLLKEVLVTGRKVRLVGVRLSNLSDRAAPQSTLARWSAVPAARGP